ACACAAATATACAGTTCTTGTTATAAACTATTATCCTCTAAAAGATTAATAGATCATTTTTTATGGTTCTGCCAGTCGATGATGACGGTCCAACCAGAGGAGGATGGCGGAGGGTTTATGTCGGACAGCACCATCGCttcctctactgtctctacacAGTCAACCGTCTCCACAAGGTCTTCCCGCTCTGGACTCACCAGACAAGGTAACTCAATTTAACCACAACCCTAAATTTGATGCTTTATTTGTATCCACTATTGTTGAGTTCCTCATACAATGTATGGCGATGTACATATATAAAATGACAGATGTAACATTTGATGGGTGTGGATTGGAATTCAGCTTAATTTCAATGTTTTAAGAATTTATGTATTACCAAAAGTGATGTGCTTAGCTAATATCCTCATTTCTCCCATGCATCCGTCTACCCAGGATCAACATTTAGACCCTTGAACTCTGGGAAGAAGCCAGAGAAGGCCAAGACCAGGCGGAGAAACAGGAAGACTGTTACGGGGATCCCACATCATGTCCAGAGAGAACTGGGTATGAAGCTATCCCTTAACATGCATTACTTATAAAATACATCTCTCTTTGAATTACATGAACTACATACTGGAATAACTTGGTATTGAAGAGGCTTAAGTCTAGTCCTTTAATTATTGATATAGATCTGTCCTAATTTGTCCTCCTGTCTTCCATTAGGGCTGGACAGAATAGGCTGGACAATGAATCCGATGGTAGATGAGGAACAGCTCCCTAACGGTGAGACCGTTGACATCCCCACCATTGTCGGGCCACACCAGGCGGCAGAGCCCCAAGAGGGATCCAGCGTCAGCCCTCAGGACATGGAGGTCCTTCAGCCCCTCAGCGAAGGCCAAGTCCAGCAGTTCAATGCCACTCAAGCTGGCCACAAGGATGACCTGGCCCTGCTGCAGCGCTTGGGCCCTGACCTATCAGCCCTGCAGAGGCCCCGGTCCTTGGCTGTTCCCTGGATGACCACTGCCAACAGCCTCGAGCAGCAGCCGCCCAGCCCTGTCATGTCCATGTCCCCCCAGGCCACCTACCTGTCAAAAATCATTCCCAATGCCGTGATGCCACCCTCCATTGAGGTGGTGGAAATCAGCCGTGGACGGAGCCGCAGCAGCCTCCGCACTGTCAGCAAGAGCAGCCTGCTGCTGGCCAGCCCAGCCTCCTCCCGTGCTTCCTCCAGAGCCTCTTCCTCCAGAGGCTccaccctctcctctgcctcccgcCACAGACCCCCCCATCTGTCCGACAGCTCTTGTTGGAGCCACTCTGACTCCTCAGAGACCCTGGTGTCTGACTCCTCCACcatctccagcagcagcacccccAGACAGGGAAGGTCACAGGACGGAGATGTGGAGGGTTCTGCTAAGGAGGACAAAATCAGTGTGTACTCCTCCGTCAGCAAGGCCTCCAAGTCCACCTCCAATGGCAAGCCCAGGACCAAAGGAGATGAGGTCAATAAAGAGGCGGCCTTTGCACGCAGCCTCTCTGTCATGAAGTCCAAGagagctcctcctcctccaagccGCTCCTATTCCCTCCACAATAAGATGAAAAGGCGGTCACGTGACTTGGCAGAGGCCAGGATGATTACAGGGAAATCTTCTCCCCAGAGCATGTCAGCCTCAGGTGAGGAAAATGATGGAATGGAAAACAAACCTGGACAGATTAAGGAGGCTAGATCCTCTCCTATGTCCTCCAGGACCATAGACAGCCCTGGCTACACTGCAGACACCAGCTCTCTGGATGACTCTACAGGTTCTGTGGCAGTCAGCCCAATCAAATCCCATCTGCAGGCACCAGAGAAAGAGAACTCTGTAAAGGCAGAGGAACCAGTTGCCAAAGACACTTCACCTGAGAAGCAGCAACCACCTCAGGAGAAGGAGCTAAAGAAAATAGTCTCCCCTTCCAGTGGCTACTCCAGCCAAGATGGAACACCAACCCAGCCCTCTAAACAACCCCATAGCTCCTCCCCGAGGCACAAGAGAGGCATCCTGGCCAAGCTTCAGAGCTTATTTCCTGGGTCTAGTTCTGCTCCTACAGTTTTAGCTCCATCCCCTCTCACGCAGCCAGAGACCCCTGAGAACACAAAGTCCACTGAGCCTGCCCAGCCTCAGCCTAACCCTCCAGTCGACACGGTCATTGCCAGCCCCTCAGTCAGGGCCCTGAGAGAGCTCTTCAACATCCCACCCCCACCTAAGGTCCATgcacctccaccccctcccccggAGGTATGGGCCCACAACAAACGCACCTTTGAGTTGCTGCTGGGACCCCCAGCTCCCAATGACACATATGCTGTTGTGAGGAAGAATCCAAAAGATAGGAGACAGCAGAGGCAATCTCCTTCCATATCTAGAGAGGGCTCTGTGAAGAACTTGtcaggagaaagaaaacagaagaatcAGACTTTCCCAGTGGAGTCGACTAACGGATCCCTCTATGTGGTGGAGACAAGGAAAGTTCAAGAAAGTGAGTGTTTGAATCCAGAGGTTcacaaagaaaacaatgaaagaCTGGCTCATGTGGAGCAGCATGTGGATGTGAAAGGAAATGGcaaagtgacagaaaaagaTGAGAAGGTCAGAGTAAGTGAGTTATTAAATGGGATGTTAGTGAAAGCCGTAGAGAAACGTGGAGAGAGGCTAGCAGCAATGCAACAAGAAGAGGCCAAGatggcaacacacactcacacttcagTTACGGAGGTAAAGACTAAAATGGATACATTATCTGCCGTTTCATTAGTACGTGTCTCCccagctccctctcctcctccggcaCACCATCCACCCCAGCCCCCCACGAAACAGACCACACATTTAGGCACCCCAAACGCTGCTTCTGCTGCAGCACCACAACCTTCTGTATCCCCCACAAGTGAGTCATCCTGGCCCCCACCGCCTCCGCCAATGGAACAAGCCTCTGGGACTCTCAACAGGCCTGATGAAATGGATTTTCCCCTTCCGCCACCCCCAGTATTAAGTGAGGAAGGGTTAGTTATACCGGTTGAGGTGCCACCAAAGCAGTCCATTCCTAAGTCAAACAGTGAGCAGCTTGACTCTACTCGTACAACCACGTCTGTTACATCAGTGGTGAATACAGAATGTTTTAGGGTGGCCACAGAGGCTGCGGCACTGAAGCCCAGTGAGGAGAAACCTACTACCTGTTTTGCATCAGTGGAGGTAGTCAGTGCTCCACAAAAAACACCACCTGCACCCCAATTAGTTGCATCTGTATCCCAAGGaatcccccctccacccatgagtatccccccaccaccaccctaTGCAGCTCCTCCTGCACCGGTTAAAGAGGTCTCCCCTCCGCCAGTTAAAGAGGTCTCCCCTCTGCCGCCCAAAGAGATCTCCCCTCCGTTGGTGAAAGAGGTCTCCCTTGCGCCGGTTAAAGAGGTCTCCCCTCCACCAGTGAAAGAGGTCTCCCCTCTGCCGCCCAAAGAGATCTCCCCTCCGCTGGTGAAAGAGGTCTCCCCTGCGCCGGTTAAAGAGGTCTCCCCTCCGCCAGTGAAAGAGGTCTCCCCTGCGCCGGCTAAAGAGATCTCCCCTCCGCCAGTGAAAGAGGTATCCCCTCCGTCAGTGAAAGAGGTCTCCCCTCCGCTGGTTAAAGAGATCTCCCCTCCACCAGTGAAAGAGGTCTCCCCTCCGCCGGTTAAAGAGGTCTCCCCTCCGCCAGTGAAAGAGGTCTCCCCTCCGCCGGTTAAAGAGGTCTCCCCTCCACTGCCTAAAGAGGTCTCCCCTCCGCCAGTGAAAGAGGTCTCCCCTCCGCTGGTTAAAGAGGTCTCCCCTCCACCAGTGAAAGAGGTCTCCCCTTCACCACCCAAAGAGGTCTCCCCTCCACTGCCTAAAGATGTCTCCCCTCTATCTGCTAAAGAGGTTGCTCCTCCACCTTCTCAAGAGGCTACTACTTCACCACTTAGCATACTCTCTCCACCCCAAGAACCtacccctccaccaccacaacAGTCAGAACCCCTTCCATCAGTCCAAGAAGTTAATCTGCCACCCAAGAGCATTCCGCCTCTATCTGAAACTATCCCTCCTTCACTTAAGAGTACTCTTTCTCCACCAGAGAGTattccaccacctcctccctcaGAGCTTCACCCTTCACAGGTTGTACTTGCAGACACTGATGGTAGTCATCCAGCTGCTCAGGAGCTCCCTCCGCCACCCTCTGAAATCCCCATTCCTCCACCTCTTGAAACCTCACCTGCACCACAAGTGGCTCAAGAACATGCTCCTTCTCCACCTGTAAACATTCCTTTACCTCCACCTCTACCTGTCCAGGCTCCTGTCAACATTAAGCACCAGCCTAGTCCAGTGAGCACAGAGACGGAAAGCCAAGTGCAGACCTCTTCCCCTGCCCTACAAAAGGAACCCACTCCCGTGGTCACCCCCTCCCTTCTGCAGATGGTCAAACTGAGGTCAGTCAATAGCAGTCCTGAACCTACCAAACCTCAGGACCAAACCCAGCCTGAGGTCACTATGAGGACCCAGCAGCCCAGTAATCCGGTTACAAGTCCATCTGCCAGTGGTGAGGCTCCTCAGAAGCCCATCAGAAGGTCTCTGATTATGACCTCTCCCACATGCACATCTCCACCTGCCGTAGTCACTTCACAACCAGCCGTTCCCAAGTCCCAGGCCACTATGGTTCTACCCACCTCTTCATCCACAGTCTCCCCTACAAAGAAGTCTCCTCCTGCCACAATCACTTCTCCCTCCATGAACCTACAGGAGGCCATCCGCCTGAGGACAGCAGCTAGAACGAAAGATGCCCCTCCCTCTCGTCTCAGCCTGCACTCCCCATTATCACCACTAGGTGGAGACTTACACAAGTCTCCCTCCAGCACTGCCAGCTTTATCTTTTCTAAGAGCACCAAGAAGGTGGTGATTGAGACGACACCCTTGCCAGACGGCAAGGCAAACTTCCAGAAGAACGTGGTAGCAGAGCTTTCTTCTGTAACAAAGTCAGTAAATGAAGCAGAGTCACTGAAGAAGGGAGTCAAGGTGCCACCACCTGTAGCAAAGAAACCCAAAGCGAAGGccaaagagatggagagcagtggagagacagagcaaaTGCAGACTGCGGGACAGGAAGCACAGCCAGAGAGCATCAAGGGTAAGAGGCCATCCACTGTAGTTAATACACATCACACTTAGACCTATAATGACTCACTTTTTTGTTTACCCTGGGGAAACAAGAGTATGGAAAATCCATTAAGTTCTTATCTTAATGTATtacccttctcctctcccaccttCTAAATTTAATTCTGCCCCCTTCCCTAACCCCAGATACTCCAGAAGAACCAAATGGGACTGCAGGTAGTGCTGAAGGAGGACAGACATCGTCGACATGATTGGAGACTGAAGAAGACCTGGGAATAATTGACCTAGGAAGGACTAAATCATAAGACTGAATTGCAagctgacgtgtgtgtgtgagagagagagagaagaaaccgGAGTTGGGTGGAAGAGTTGCATATTTCAGAAATGGCATTTTGAAGAGTTTTGGGTTTTAAAGAAAGATCCTTTGAATTTGATGTTAATGGTGTGGGTCTTAAATTTCTCaagtattgtattatattaagAGTAAATATACGTATTTCCTTTGCCAGAGGGTCTTCTGAGCTTTACCTTCATAGTGTTTGCTGgttcatggaggtccactgtaAGAGATGGGGATATACCGCCCTCTAGTGTCTAATAATGATTGTACCACTATTTTCCTACTGAACAGAGAGGAGTTTGGCTGAATGCTTCTAGTTAGTAGGCTACTTCTGACAAAGGGAGTCTTGGGCACTCATCTGTAAATATAACTAAATGTTGTATATTTAATATATCCAATCATTATGGATGTGTGCTATGGAattctgttctgtgtttttccaaaGTTGGTACTACACCCATttatatttgttaaaaaaaatatgatttaccATAAGTTATTTTTCCTTTCATGTTCAGTTCCGTTCTGAGAGAATTTGTTCCATTCTGATAAGTGTC
The nucleotide sequence above comes from Centroberyx gerrardi isolate f3 chromosome 17, fCenGer3.hap1.cur.20231027, whole genome shotgun sequence. Encoded proteins:
- the LOC139912094 gene encoding uncharacterized protein LOC139912094 isoform X2, with the translated sequence MSSRDSLGTGDLIPQDVVEVFAQERLTKRGRKKRSNSLGRALGWLKGKKRKDVNANGQSLGLGPGLDLALDGHPAGHQGGNKGAQKAGKQAGRQAGKQAGKQAHQQGNSHAVPKQEDGEKALVPPLFQENVFIEASRPKYLEDLHTEAQEGLKLMQQEETNNGVDYKDDESSISMMTVQPEEDGGGFMSDSTIASSTVSTQSTVSTRSSRSGLTRQGSTFRPLNSGKKPEKAKTRRRNRKTVTGIPHHVQRELGLDRIGWTMNPMVDEEQLPNGETVDIPTIVGPHQAAEPQEGSSVSPQDMEVLQPLSEGQVQQFNATQAGHKDDLALLQRLGPDLSALQRPRSLAVPWMTTANSLEQQPPSPVMSMSPQATYLSKIIPNAVMPPSIEVVEISRGRSRSSLRTVSKSSLLLASPASSRASSRASSSRGSTLSSASRHRPPHLSDSSCWSHSDSSETLVSDSSTISSSSTPRQGRSQDGDVEGSAKEDKISVYSSVSKASKSTSNGKPRTKGDEVNKEAAFARSLSVMKSKRAPPPPSRSYSLHNKMKRRSRDLAEARMITGKSSPQSMSASGEENDGMENKPGQIKEARSSPMSSRTIDSPGYTADTSSLDDSTGSVAVSPIKSHLQAPEKENSVKAEEPVAKDTSPEKQQPPQEKELKKIVSPSSGYSSQDGTPTQPSKQPHSSSPRHKRGILAKLQSLFPGSSSAPTVLAPSPLTQPETPENTKSTEPAQPQPNPPVDTVIASPSVRALRELFNIPPPPKVHAPPPPPPEVWAHNKRTFELLLGPPAPNDTYAVVRKNPKDRRQQRQSPSISREGSVKNLSGERKQKNQTFPVESTNGSLYVVETRKVQESECLNPEVHKENNERLAHVEQHVDVKGNGKVTEKDEKVRVSELLNGMLVKAVEKRGERLAAMQQEEAKMATHTHTSVTEVKTKMDTLSAVSLVRVSPAPSPPPAHHPPQPPTKQTTHLGTPNAASAAAPQPSVSPTSESSWPPPPPPMEQASGTLNRPDEMDFPLPPPPVLSEEGLVIPVEVPPKQSIPKSNSEQLDSTRTTTSVTSVVNTECFRVATEAAALKPSEEKPTTCFASVEVVSAPQKTPPAPQLVASVSQGIPPPPMSIPPPPPYAAPPAPVKEVSPPPVKEVSPLPPKEISPPLVKEVSLAPVKEVSPPPVKEVSPLPPKEISPPLVKEVSPAPVKEVSPPPVKEVSPAPAKEISPPPVKEVSPPSVKEVSPPLVKEISPPPVKEVSPPPVKEVSPPPVKEVSPPPVKEVSPPLVKEVSPPPVKEVSPSPPKEVSPPLPKDVSPLSAKEVAPPPSQEATTSPLSILSPPQEPTPPPPQQSEPLPSVQEVNLPPKSIPPLSETIPPSLKSTLSPPESIPPPPPSELHPSQVVLADTDGSHPAAQELPPPPSEIPIPPPLETSPAPQVAQEHAPSPPVNIPLPPPLPVQAPVNIKHQPSPVSTETESQVQTSSPALQKEPTPVVTPSLLQMVKLRSVNSSPEPTKPQDQTQPEVTMRTQQPSNPVTSPSASGEAPQKPIRRSLIMTSPTCTSPPAVVTSQPAVPKSQATMVLPTSSSTVSPTKKSPPATITSPSMNLQEAIRLRTAARTKDAPPSRLSLHSPLSPLGGDLHKSPSSTASFIFSKSTKKVVIETTPLPDGKANFQKNVVAELSSVTKSVNEAESLKKGVKVPPPVAKKPKAKAKEMESSGETEQMQTAGQEAQPESIKDTPEEPNGTAGSAEGGQTSST
- the LOC139912094 gene encoding uncharacterized protein LOC139912094 isoform X1 → MSSRDSLGTGDLIPQDVVEVFAQERLTKRGRKKRSNSLGRALGWLKGKKRKDVNANGQSLGLGPGLDLALDGHPAGHQGGNKGAQKAGKQAGRQAGKQAGKQAHQQGNSHAVPKQEDGEKALVPPLFQENVFIEASRPKYLEDLHTEAQEGLKLMQQEETNNGVDYKDDESSISMMTVQPEEDGGGFMSDSTIASSTVSTQSTVSTRSSRSGLTRQGSTFRPLNSGKKPEKAKTRRRNRKTVTGIPHHVQRELGLDRIGWTMNPMVDEEQLPNGETVDIPTIVGPHQAAEPQEGSSVSPQDMEVLQPLSEGQVQQFNATQAGHKDDLALLQRLGPDLSALQRPRSLAVPWMTTANSLEQQPPSPVMSMSPQATYLSKIIPNAVMPPSIEVVEISRGRSRSSLRTVSKSSLLLASPASSRASSRASSSRGSTLSSASRHRPPHLSDSSCWSHSDSSETLVSDSSTISSSSTPRQGRSQDGDVEGSAKEDKISVYSSVSKASKSTSNGKPRTKGDEVNKEAAFARSLSVMKSKRAPPPPSRSYSLHNKMKRRSRDLAEARMITGKSSPQSMSASGEENDGMENKPGQIKEARSSPMSSRTIDSPGYTADTSSLDDSTGSVAVSPIKSHLQAPEKENSVKAEEPVAKDTSPEKQQPPQEKELKKIVSPSSGYSSQDGTPTQPSKQPHSSSPRHKRGILAKLQSLFPGSSSAPTVLAPSPLTQPETPENTKSTEPAQPQPNPPVDTVIASPSVRALRELFNIPPPPKVHAPPPPPPEVWAHNKRTFELLLGPPAPNDTYAVVRKNPKDRRQQRQSPSISREGSVKNLSGERKQKNQTFPVESTNGSLYVVETRKVQESECLNPEVHKENNERLAHVEQHVDVKGNGKVTEKDEKVRVSELLNGMLVKAVEKRGERLAAMQQEEAKMATHTHTSVTEVKTKMDTLSAVSLVRVSPAPSPPPAHHPPQPPTKQTTHLGTPNAASAAAPQPSVSPTSESSWPPPPPPMEQASGTLNRPDEMDFPLPPPPVLSEEGLVIPVEVPPKQSIPKSNSEQLDSTRTTTSVTSVVNTECFRVATEAAALKPSEEKPTTCFASVEVVSAPQKTPPAPQLVASVSQGIPPPPMSIPPPPPYAAPPAPVKEVSPPPVKEVSPLPPKEISPPLVKEVSLAPVKEVSPPPVKEVSPLPPKEISPPLVKEVSPAPVKEVSPPPVKEVSPAPAKEISPPPVKEVSPPSVKEVSPPLVKEISPPPVKEVSPPPVKEVSPPPVKEVSPPPVKEVSPPLPKEVSPPPVKEVSPPLVKEVSPPPVKEVSPSPPKEVSPPLPKDVSPLSAKEVAPPPSQEATTSPLSILSPPQEPTPPPPQQSEPLPSVQEVNLPPKSIPPLSETIPPSLKSTLSPPESIPPPPPSELHPSQVVLADTDGSHPAAQELPPPPSEIPIPPPLETSPAPQVAQEHAPSPPVNIPLPPPLPVQAPVNIKHQPSPVSTETESQVQTSSPALQKEPTPVVTPSLLQMVKLRSVNSSPEPTKPQDQTQPEVTMRTQQPSNPVTSPSASGEAPQKPIRRSLIMTSPTCTSPPAVVTSQPAVPKSQATMVLPTSSSTVSPTKKSPPATITSPSMNLQEAIRLRTAARTKDAPPSRLSLHSPLSPLGGDLHKSPSSTASFIFSKSTKKVVIETTPLPDGKANFQKNVVAELSSVTKSVNEAESLKKGVKVPPPVAKKPKAKAKEMESSGETEQMQTAGQEAQPESIKDTPEEPNGTAGSAEGGQTSST